From one Acetonema longum DSM 6540 genomic stretch:
- a CDS encoding cupin domain-containing protein encodes MSIQYLKNIEPEQALELTKLVEYQQGQIVSRTLAQNKAVSITLFAFDKEEEISTHASDGDAMLTVLDGNARITIGEKVHSLTQGQTIVMPAQIPHAVAAADRFKMMLTVVFPKPAEKES; translated from the coding sequence ATGAGCATACAGTATTTGAAAAATATCGAACCGGAGCAAGCTCTGGAATTGACGAAACTGGTGGAATATCAGCAGGGGCAGATCGTCAGCCGGACTTTGGCCCAAAATAAGGCCGTGAGCATCACTCTCTTTGCCTTTGATAAAGAGGAAGAAATCAGCACTCACGCTTCGGACGGCGATGCCATGCTGACCGTCCTCGATGGAAACGCCAGGATTACCATTGGGGAAAAAGTCCACTCTCTGACACAGGGGCAAACGATTGTAATGCCGGCCCAAATCCCCCACGCGGTAGCCGCAGCGGACCGGTTCAAAATGATGTTGACCGTAGTGTTTCCCAAGCCGGCAGAAAAGGAATCCTGA
- the crcB gene encoding fluoride efflux transporter CrcB: MEILVVAIGGAIGSVARYLTSGWAAARFGADFPYGTLMVNVVGCFIIGVFMTLTTERLIIGPYWRLFIAVGFLGGLTTFSSFSYETIRLLQEADMLRAFYNAGLNVLIGFTATLLGIGAARFL; the protein is encoded by the coding sequence ATGGAAATACTAGTGGTAGCAATCGGAGGAGCCATTGGCTCGGTGGCCCGCTATCTGACGTCTGGCTGGGCCGCTGCGCGGTTTGGCGCGGATTTTCCTTATGGCACGCTGATGGTCAATGTTGTCGGGTGTTTTATTATTGGCGTTTTTATGACACTGACGACAGAGAGACTCATAATCGGTCCCTATTGGCGGCTGTTCATTGCCGTAGGGTTTTTGGGCGGGCTGACAACCTTCTCATCGTTTAGCTACGAAACGATTCGCTTGCTGCAGGAAGCGGATATGCTGCGCGCTTTTTATAATGCCGGACTTAATGTCCTGATTGGCTTTACTGCTACCTTGCTGGGGATAGGGGCTGCCAGATTTCTCTGA